In the Clostridium sporogenes genome, one interval contains:
- a CDS encoding flagellar protein FlaG yields MEVKAISQGRHQAYNSEIINNDINLDTNVERIKLNEKHTTLDKENTKEVKNSVDKLNKLLEGQDIRLEYEIYGKFRDLTIRLINTKTKEVIKEIPPRKIIDMVAKLCEMAGVLVDEKA; encoded by the coding sequence ATGGAAGTAAAAGCTATAAGTCAAGGAAGACATCAAGCGTATAATTCTGAAATCATAAATAATGATATAAATTTAGATACTAATGTTGAAAGAATTAAGTTGAATGAAAAACATACTACATTGGATAAAGAAAATACAAAAGAAGTTAAAAATTCTGTAGATAAATTAAATAAGTTATTAGAAGGGCAGGATATACGGCTAGAGTACGAAATTTATGGTAAGTTTAGAGATTTAACCATAAGATTAATAAATACAAAAACAAAGGAAGTAATAAAAGAAATACCACCTAGAAAAATAATAGATATGGTAGCCAAACTATGTGAAATGGCAGGAGTTTTAGTAGACGAAAAGGCGTAG
- the csrA gene encoding carbon storage regulator CsrA, with protein MLVITRKKGESFLIGDDIEITVVKLDDGSVKLAIDAPKKITILRKELYNEVQEENKKATNFNPSILKNIKTK; from the coding sequence ATGCTAGTTATAACTAGAAAAAAAGGAGAGTCTTTTTTAATAGGAGATGATATAGAGATAACTGTAGTTAAATTAGATGATGGTTCTGTAAAATTAGCCATAGATGCCCCTAAAAAAATAACTATACTAAGAAAAGAACTTTATAATGAGGTTCAGGAAGAAAATAAAAAAGCTACTAATTTCAATCCTTCTATTTTGAAAAATATAAAAACTAAATAA
- a CDS encoding flagellar protein FliT, translating into MNELRKKLIKFREITLNIIDSLEKEDYDTPEELLGQRDNIIKEINNLDYKKEEFKKIDEELELLLIEKKLQNLMMEKKAMIKLKLKKASENKEANKNYSTKQFDTQSILNTKI; encoded by the coding sequence ATGAATGAGTTAAGAAAAAAATTAATAAAATTTAGAGAAATAACATTAAATATAATAGATTCTTTAGAAAAGGAAGACTATGATACACCAGAAGAGTTATTAGGACAACGAGATAATATAATAAAAGAAATAAATAATTTAGATTACAAGAAAGAAGAGTTTAAAAAAATAGATGAAGAATTGGAGCTTTTATTAATAGAAAAGAAACTACAGAACCTTATGATGGAAAAAAAAGCTATGATAAAATTAAAACTAAAAAAAGCTTCAGAGAATAAAGAAGCAAATAAAAATTATAGTACAAAACAATTTGACACGCAGAGTATACTAAATACAAAAATATAA
- the fliW gene encoding flagellar assembly protein FliW — MNLNTKYHGCIEYEEKDVIHFEKGIPGFKELKKFIIFPVEDNDVFSVFHSVEKDDMGIIVTSPFNIEKNYEVQLDEEQIKNLKLQDEKDALLLNTVTLSSDMDKITANLRAPIVINIKEKIGEQIIINSDKYKVKHPLFKEEA, encoded by the coding sequence ATGAATTTAAATACAAAATATCATGGATGTATAGAATATGAAGAAAAGGATGTAATTCATTTTGAAAAAGGTATACCAGGTTTTAAAGAATTAAAAAAATTTATAATATTTCCTGTAGAAGATAATGATGTTTTTTCAGTTTTTCATTCTGTAGAAAAAGATGATATGGGGATTATAGTTACATCTCCTTTTAATATAGAAAAAAATTATGAAGTACAATTAGATGAAGAACAAATAAAAAATCTTAAATTGCAGGACGAAAAAGATGCATTGCTTTTAAATACAGTTACTTTAAGTTCAGATATGGATAAAATAACAGCAAATTTAAGAGCTCCCATTGTTATAAATATAAAAGAAAAAATAGGGGAACAAATAATAATAAATAGTGATAAATATAAAGTAAAACATCCACTATTTAAGGAGGAAGCTTAA
- the fliS gene encoding flagellar export chaperone FliS: MYTANAYNTYKNNSVNFASKDQLLLMLVDGAVKFSKIARQAILDKDIPKAHENLVKTQDIFYELMTTLDANQAGTWGNQLMSIYEFIVRRLGEANIKKDTKIMDEVIPLIEDIRDTWYEAEKLSKQMK; the protein is encoded by the coding sequence ATGTATACAGCTAATGCATACAATACTTATAAAAATAATAGCGTTAATTTTGCTTCAAAGGATCAATTGCTTCTAATGCTAGTTGATGGGGCTGTAAAATTTTCTAAAATAGCGAGACAAGCCATTTTAGATAAAGATATACCTAAAGCCCATGAAAATTTAGTGAAAACTCAAGATATATTCTATGAATTAATGACAACTTTGGATGCTAACCAAGCTGGAACTTGGGGGAATCAACTTATGTCAATTTATGAATTTATAGTAAGAAGACTTGGGGAGGCTAATATAAAAAAAGATACTAAAATAATGGATGAAGTTATTCCATTGATAGAAGATATAAGAGATACATGGTATGAAGCAGAAAAGTTATCAAAGCAAATGAAATAA
- the fliD gene encoding flagellar filament capping protein FliD, which produces MRLPGLATGMDTDTMIKNMMKPYTMRVDQMKQKSQILLWQQDAYRNVMDGVSNITKKYFDVLNGDNYMLSSKNFSSLKPAGIPDTSNIKINAGSGAISGNYSLKVTELAAKAEAMGNNAVNIKTLSEGDYGIKIDDSNNKIVIYGNEITLSGSRYNNVSDIAAEINGKINADGSVLKDTVKAVVKDGSIKIENLFKIDDTNKELKVTVDGKEYNAELSTGNFTLEELTNSINSKLKVAKDTDGNVLPENKDVKASLSADGKSIEFTNTTAHPNYSVAEVSLSGTTGGSGITGTDVTVANNSITYAKEIIAGFNDTFNVKIGTDASKTVKLAAGTINSIGDLETKLNDAFDAAGLKLTLTATVKEEKIVLSSNSDKQVIITGESGKSANSLLGLPDRYEMNTSLSEKMSSIVGGEVKFTINGVDFNYDFTKDYDSTTAPNGAKNKTISQILGDISDKAKVDISYSEINKKFTMRSKDEGNSEKIVASDASGDFLQNLFGNSSISVQGKDAEFNLTTPSGTSTVTKPTNNFTIDGVNYNIEGAKPGEEISFSLSGDTEDSFNKIKGFIEDYNKLVDELQKKLSEKKYRKFEPLTEEQKKDMKENDIKLWEEKAQSGILRSDSDIQNMLSSLRRAFFDSVEGAGLSLKEVGLTTSSDYTQGGKIIFDLNIDKDGNSGEERLKKLLKEDPDKVFKILSKQSDSYPRYTPDLTSTERSQRYNEEGIFQRINDIFNDYTRTTRNVNGKMGIFVEKAGIKGTASEINNILYKELEKREKTIKEMEDRLVERENRYYYQFAQLEKYMSKMNSQSAWLAQQLGGGQ; this is translated from the coding sequence ATGAGATTACCTGGACTTGCTACAGGAATGGATACAGATACTATGATAAAAAACATGATGAAACCATATACTATGCGTGTAGATCAAATGAAACAAAAATCACAAATATTATTATGGCAGCAGGATGCTTATAGAAACGTAATGGATGGAGTATCAAATATAACGAAAAAATATTTTGATGTATTAAATGGGGACAACTATATGTTATCTTCAAAGAATTTCTCTAGTTTAAAACCAGCAGGAATACCAGATACTTCAAATATTAAAATAAATGCAGGAAGTGGTGCTATATCAGGAAATTATTCGTTAAAGGTTACAGAATTAGCGGCTAAGGCTGAAGCTATGGGAAATAATGCTGTAAATATCAAAACATTAAGTGAAGGTGATTATGGCATAAAAATAGATGACTCTAATAATAAAATAGTTATATATGGTAATGAAATAACATTGAGTGGAAGTAGATATAATAATGTATCTGATATAGCAGCTGAAATAAATGGTAAGATAAACGCAGATGGTTCTGTTTTAAAAGATACAGTTAAGGCAGTAGTTAAAGATGGAAGTATAAAAATAGAAAATTTATTTAAAATAGATGATACAAATAAAGAATTAAAAGTAACAGTAGATGGAAAAGAGTACAATGCAGAATTATCCACAGGAAACTTTACTTTAGAAGAATTAACAAATTCTATAAATAGTAAATTAAAAGTTGCTAAGGATACTGATGGGAATGTGCTTCCAGAGAATAAAGACGTTAAAGCATCTTTATCAGCAGATGGGAAGAGCATAGAATTTACAAATACAACAGCTCACCCTAATTATTCTGTAGCTGAGGTTAGTTTATCAGGAACAACAGGGGGAAGTGGAATTACAGGTACTGATGTAACAGTAGCTAATAATTCAATAACCTATGCAAAAGAAATAATAGCAGGATTTAATGATACATTTAATGTAAAAATAGGTACTGATGCTTCAAAAACAGTAAAGCTAGCAGCAGGAACTATAAATTCAATAGGAGATTTAGAAACGAAACTTAATGATGCCTTTGATGCTGCAGGACTAAAGCTTACTTTAACTGCAACAGTTAAAGAAGAAAAAATAGTTTTATCATCTAATTCAGATAAACAAGTAATAATTACAGGAGAATCAGGGAAAAGCGCTAATTCTTTATTAGGATTACCAGATAGATATGAAATGAATACTAGTTTATCAGAAAAAATGTCCAGTATAGTAGGTGGAGAAGTTAAATTTACTATAAATGGTGTAGATTTTAATTATGATTTTACAAAAGATTATGATTCAACTACAGCACCAAATGGAGCTAAAAATAAAACTATATCCCAAATATTGGGGGATATATCAGACAAAGCCAAAGTAGATATAAGTTATAGTGAAATTAATAAAAAATTTACTATGAGATCTAAAGATGAAGGTAACAGTGAAAAAATAGTTGCCAGTGATGCTTCAGGTGATTTTTTACAAAATTTATTTGGAAATAGCTCAATAAGTGTACAAGGTAAGGATGCAGAGTTTAATCTTACAACACCAAGTGGAACTTCTACAGTAACTAAGCCTACAAATAATTTTACTATAGATGGTGTGAATTATAATATAGAAGGAGCAAAACCAGGGGAAGAAATAAGTTTTTCATTAAGTGGAGATACTGAGGATTCTTTTAATAAGATAAAAGGATTCATAGAGGATTATAATAAATTAGTGGATGAATTACAGAAAAAACTTTCAGAAAAAAAATATAGAAAATTTGAACCATTAACAGAAGAGCAGAAAAAAGACATGAAAGAAAATGATATAAAGCTTTGGGAAGAAAAGGCTCAGTCTGGTATATTAAGAAGTGATTCTGATATACAAAATATGCTTTCTAGCTTACGAAGAGCTTTCTTTGATTCTGTAGAGGGGGCAGGGCTATCTTTAAAAGAGGTGGGATTAACCACATCTAGTGATTACACACAAGGTGGGAAAATAATATTTGATCTTAATATAGATAAAGACGGAAACAGTGGAGAAGAAAGACTGAAAAAGCTCCTAAAAGAAGATCCAGATAAAGTATTTAAAATATTGTCTAAACAATCCGATAGCTATCCAAGATATACTCCAGATTTAACTTCAACAGAAAGAAGTCAAAGATACAATGAAGAGGGCATATTTCAAAGAATAAATGACATATTTAATGATTATACAAGAACCACAAGAAATGTTAATGGTAAGATGGGCATATTTGTAGAGAAGGCAGGTATAAAAGGAACTGCATCCGAAATAAATAATATTCTCTATAAAGAATTAGAAAAAAGAGAAAAAACCATAAAAGAGATGGAAGATAGACTTGTAGAACGTGAAAATAGATATTATTATCAATTTGCACAATTGGAAAAATATATGAGTAAAATGAACTCTCAATCTGCATGGCTTGCCCAACAATTAGGTGGGGGACAATAA
- a CDS encoding flagellin, which translates to MIINHNLNAMNAHRNMGINTGNSGKAMEKLSSGLRINRAGDDAAGLAISEKMRGQIRGLDQASRNSQDGISLIQTAEGALNETHSILQRMRELSVQAANDTNVTVDRDAIQKELTSLTSEIDRIATTTQFNEKNLLNGDLATTGAKLQIGANADTALTLEVKIAKMDSTALTVTATNVKVGSNADATASITNINNAIKEVSTQRSGLGAYQNRLEHTIANLDNASENLQAAESRVRDVDMAKEMMNFSKNNILQQAAQAMLAQANQAPQGVLQLLR; encoded by the coding sequence ATGATAATTAATCACAATTTAAACGCTATGAACGCTCATAGAAATATGGGAATCAACACTGGAAATTCTGGAAAGGCTATGGAAAAATTAAGCTCAGGTTTAAGAATAAACAGAGCTGGAGATGACGCAGCAGGACTAGCAATTTCTGAAAAAATGAGAGGACAAATAAGAGGATTAGACCAAGCTTCAAGAAACTCTCAAGATGGTATTTCATTAATTCAAACAGCAGAAGGTGCTTTAAACGAAACTCACTCAATTCTTCAAAGAATGAGAGAATTATCAGTACAAGCTGCTAATGATACTAACGTTACAGTTGATAGAGATGCTATACAAAAAGAATTAACTTCATTAACATCTGAAATTGATAGAATAGCTACTACAACTCAATTCAATGAAAAGAATCTTTTAAACGGAGATTTAGCAACAACTGGAGCTAAACTTCAAATAGGAGCTAATGCTGATACTGCATTAACTTTAGAAGTAAAAATAGCTAAGATGGATTCAACAGCATTAACAGTTACAGCTACTAACGTTAAAGTTGGAAGTAATGCAGATGCTACAGCGTCTATAACTAATATTAATAACGCGATAAAAGAAGTATCAACTCAAAGATCAGGTCTTGGTGCATACCAAAACAGATTAGAGCATACTATAGCTAACTTAGATAATGCTTCTGAAAACTTACAAGCAGCAGAATCAAGAGTTAGAGATGTAGATATGGCTAAAGAAATGATGAACTTCAGCAAAAATAACATACTACAACAAGCTGCACAAGCTATGCTTGCTCAAGCTAATCAAGCTCCACAAGGTGTTCTTCAATTATTAAGATAA